A genomic stretch from Capricornis sumatraensis isolate serow.1 chromosome 4, serow.2, whole genome shotgun sequence includes:
- the DDN gene encoding dendrin, which yields MLDGQLFSEGPDSPRELKDEESGSCLWVQKSKLLVIEVKTISCHYSRRAPPRQLMDFQASHWVRGPQSRTCGPRPGSPEPPPRRPWASRVLQEATNWRAGPPAEARAREQEKRKAASQEREAKETERKRRKAGGARRSPPGRPRPEPRNALRVAHSAGLPAPSRPERLGSVGRPPRPSAQPQSNPGAPWAGPWAGRRPGPPSYEAHLLLRGAAGMAPRRRWDRPPPYVAPPSYEGPHRTLGTKRGPEPSQARACSTSAPTRTEGGCAKKRLDPRIYRDVLGAWGLRQGRGLLGGSPGCGTDRPRLESGKGAAEKSPRLAAAVLKSGSDGHPQDKAAGSPGTVPAGSATATPSPPRPTPRSRPHLKGSGEGREGRDQTWLPKRWVPSIKKQPPRHSQTLPRPWAPGGTGWRESLGHRGEAGPETLEGWKATRRPHTLPRSSRGPARREGVFVIDATCVVIRSQYVPTPRTQHVQLLPAGVPRLVGNAPSQPKPNKEEGEGAAVLPSPCRKLPLSSRPSLQPSEGRGLEAEGGKPEDSSLEERASRILGLPVGEVNLQDPPTQPGSPEHSALGPPASGGACGAEGSEKVASGLRRTGRGWARAPGPYAGALREAVSRIRRHTAPDSDSDEAAELSVHSSSSDASDTEASGASWRKERTGPPEGGKTAELNSNAREIVGAISKNEEVLFGARDIKGTPQGNREQQ from the coding sequence GTGTGGGCCGCGCCCGGGATCCCCTGAGCCGCCGCCCCGCCGGCCCTGGGCCTCCAGGGTGCTGCAGGAGGCGACCAACTGGCGGGCGGGGCCCCCGGCCGAGGCCCGAGCCCGGgagcaagagaaaaggaaagcggCGTCGCAGGAGCGGGAGGCCAAGGAGACCGAGCGAAAAAGGCGCAAGGCTGGTGGGGCCCGAAGGAGTCCCCCTGGTCGGCCCCGCCCGGAGCCTCGGAACGCCCTTCGGGTGGCCCACTCTGCCGGGCTCCCAGCTCCCTCAAGGCCCGAGCGCCTGGGGTCGGTAGGGCGACCGCCCCGTCCATCCGCGCAGCCGCAGAGCAATCCTGGGGCGCCGTGGGCGGGGCCCTGGGCTGGTCGGCGGCCAGGGCCCCCCAGCTACGAGGCTCACCTGCTGCTGAGAGGCGCTGCCGGGATGGCCCCGCGACGCCGCTGGGACCGGCCGCCACCCTACGTGGCTCCACCTTCTTACGAGGGCCCCCACAGGACCCTGGGGACTAAGCGAGGCCCCGAGCCCTCGCAGGCGCGCGCCTGTTCAACCTCTGCGCCGACTAGGACAGAGGGAGGGTGCGCAAAGAAGAGGCTAGATCCTCGGATCTACCGGGACGTCCTAGGGGCCTGGGGTCTCCGTCAGGGACGGGGTCTCTTGGGGGGATCCCCAGGCTGTGGAACAGACAGGCCAAGGCTGGAGTCCGGTAAGGGGGCCGCGGAGAAAAGCCCGAGGCTGGCTGCTGCTGTCCTGAAGAGTGGTAGCGACGGCCATCCCCAAGATAAAGCCGCTGGGAGCCCAGGCACCGTTCCTGCGGGGTCTGCCACTGCCACCCCTAGCCCCCCGCGTCCCACTCCCAGGTCCAGACCCCATCTCAAGGGCTccggggaagggagggaagggagagaccaGACCTGGCTCCCCAAACGCTGGGTTCCCTCCATTAAAAAGCAGCCGCCCCGGCATAGCCAGACCCTTCCCAGACCCTGGGCTCCAGGAGGCACGGGATGGAGAGAGTCCCTGGGTCATAGAGGGGAGGCAGGACCCGAGACCTTGGAGGGTTGGAAGGCGACCCGACGCCCCCACACCCTGCCCCGAAGTTCCCGTGGCCCCGCTCGTCGGGAAGGCGTCTTTGTCATTGATGCCACTTGCGTGGTGATACGCTCCCAGTACGTCCCGACCCCTCGAACCCAGCATGTGCAGCTTTTGCCCGCCGGGGTGCCGCGCCTTGTGGGGAATGCCCCCAGCCAACCGAAACCCAAtaaagaggagggagagggggccgCGGTCCTTCCCTCCCCTTGCCGAAAGCTGCCATTGAGCAGTCGCCCTTCTCTCCAACCCAGTGAGGGACGCGGGCTCGAAGCTGAGGGCGGGAAGCCCGAGGACTCCTCACTGGAGGAGCGCGCCTCGCGCATCTTGGGGCTCCCGGTTGGCGAAGTAAACCTACAGGATCCCCCCACGCAGCCAGGTAGCCCAGAGCACTCAGCCTTAGGCCCACCGGCTTCGGGGGGAGCGTGCGGTGCCGAGGGATCGGAGAAAGTGGCGTCCGGCCTGCGGCGCACAGGCCGGGGCTGGGCGCGAGCCCCTGGACCCTATGCCGGGGCCCTGCGGGAAGCCGTGTCTCGCATCCGCCGCCACACCGCCCCGGACTCCGACTCAGACGAAGCTGCGGAGCTCAGCGTCCATAGCAGCTCTTCTGATGCGAGCGACACAGAAGCCTCGGGCGCCTCCTGGCGGAAAGAGCGGACCGGGCCCCCGGAAGGCGGGAAGACAGCCGAGCTGAACAGCAATGCCCGAGAGATTGTAGGTGCCATCAGCAAAAACGAGGAGGTCCTCTTCGGGGCGAGGGACATTAAGGGGACTCCACAGGGAAATAGGGAGCAACAGTGA
- the WNT10B gene encoding protein Wnt-10b, with protein sequence MREQPRPRPPPSGLAGLLFLALCSRALGNEILGLKLPGGGEPPLTANTVCLTLSGLSKRQLGLCLRSPDVTASALQGLHIAVHECQHQLRDQRWNCSALEGGGRLPHHSAILKRGFRESAFSFSMLAAGVMHAVATACSLGKLVSCGCGWKGSGEQDRLRAKLLQLQALSRGKSFPHSLPSTGPGSGPSPGPQDTWEWGGCNHDMDFGEKFSRDFLDSREAPRDIQARMRIHNNRVGRQVVTENLKRKCKCHGTSGSCQFKTCWRAAPEFRAVGTALRERLGRAIFIDAHNRNSGAFQPRLRPRRLSGELVYFEKSPDFCERDPAVGSPGTRGRACNKTSRLLDGCGSLCCGRGHNVLRQTRVERCHCRFHWCCYVLCEECKVTEWVNVCK encoded by the exons ATGCGGGAGCAGCCCCGGCCGCGGCCTCCGCCCTCGGGCCTCGCCGGTCTCCTGTTCCTGGCGTTGTGCAGTCG GGCCCTCGGCAATGAGATTCTGGGCTTGAAGCTGCCGGGCGGCGGCGAGCCGCCGCTGACCGCCAACACAGTCTGCTTGACGCTGTCGGGCCTGAGCAAGCGGCAGCTGggcctgtgcctgcgcagccccGACGTAACGGCGTCGGCGCTCCAGGGCCTGCACATCGCGGTCCACGAGTGTCAGCACCAGCTGCGCGATCAGCGCTGGAACTGCTCGGCGCTCGAGGGCGGCGGCCGCCTGCCGCACCACAGCGCCATCCTCAAGCGCG GTTTCCGAGAGAgcgctttttccttctccatgctgGCTGCTGGGGTCATGCATGCAGTAGCCACCGCCTGCAGCCTGGGCAAGCTGGTGAGCTGCGGCTGTGGCTGGAAGGGCAGTGGTGAGCAGGATCGACTGAGGGCGAAACTGCTGCAGCTGCAGGCACTATCGCGGGGCAAAAGCTTTCCCCACTCCCTGCCCAGCACGGGCCCTGGCTCTGGTCCCAGCCCTGGTCCCCAGGACACGTGGGAATGGGGTGGCTGTAACCATGACATGGACTTCGGGGAGAAGTTCTCTCGGGATTTTTTGGATTCCAGGGAAGCTCCCCGGGACATCCAGGCACGAATGCGGATCCACAACAACAGGGTGGGGCGTCAG GTGGTAACTGAAAACTTGAAGCGGAAATGCAAGTGCCATGGCACCTCAGGCAGCTGCCAGTTCAAGACGTGCTGGAGGGCAGCCCCAGAGTTCCGGGCAGTGGGAACAGCCTTGCGGGAGCGGCTGGGCCGGGCCATCTTCATTGATGCTCACAACCGCAACTCCGGAGCCTTCCAACCCCGCCTTCGGCCCCGTCGCCTCTCAGGAGAGCTGGTCTACTTCGAGAAGTCTCCTGACTTCTGCGAGCGAGACCCCGCTGTGGGCTCCCCAGGCACGCGGGGCCGGGCCTGCAACAAGACCAGCCGCCTGCTGGATGGCTGTGGCAGCCTGTGCTGTGGCCGCGGGCACAACGTGCTCCGGCAGACCCGAGTCGAGCGCTGTCATTGCCGCTTCCACTGGTGCTGCTACGTGCTGTGTGAAGAGTGCAAGGTCACAGAGTGGGTCAATGTGTGTAAGTGA
- the WNT1 gene encoding proto-oncogene Wnt-1, whose product MGHWALLPCWVSAALLLALAALPAALAANSSGRWWGIVNVASSTNLLTDSKSLQLVLEPSLQLLSRKQRRLIRQNPGILHSVSGGLQSAVRECKWQFRNRRWNCPTASGPHLFGKIVNRGCRETAFIFAITSAGVTHSVARSCSEGSIESCTCDYRRRGPGGPDWHWGGCSDNIDFGRLFGREFVDSGEKGRDLRFLMNLHNNEAGRTTVFSEMRQECKCHGMSGSCTVRTCWMRLPTLRAVGDVLRDRFDGASRVLYGNRGNNRASRAELLRLEPEDPAHKPPSPHDLVYFEKSPNFCTYSGRLGTAGTAGRACNSSSPALDGCELLCCGRGHRTRTQRVTERCNCTFHWCCHVSCRNCTHTRILHECL is encoded by the exons ATGGGGCACTGGGCGCTGCTGCCTTGCTGGGTTTCTGCTGCGTTGTTGCTGGCGCTGGCCGCTCTGCCTGCAGCCCTGGCCGCCAACAGCAGTGGCCGATGGTG GGGCATCGTGAACGTAGCCTCCTCTACGAACCTGCTGACCGACTCCAAGAGTCTGCAGCTGGTACTCGAGCCCAGTCTGCAGCTGCTGAGCCGCAAACAGCGGCGGCTGATCCGCCAGAACCCGGGGATACTGCACAGTGTGAGCGGGGGGCTGCAGAGTGCTGTGCGAGAGTGCAAGTGGCAGTTCCGGAACCGCCGCTGGAACTGTCCCACGGCTTCGGGGCCCCACCTCTTCGGCAAGATCGTCAACCGAG GCTGTCGGGAAACAGCATTTATCTTCGCCATCACCTCGGCCGGGGTCACCCACTCTGTGGCGCGCTCCTGCTCAGAGGGCTCCATCGAGTCCTGCACGTGCGACTATCGGCGACGCGGTCCTGGGGGCCCCGATTGGCACTGGGGGGGCTGCAGCGACAACATCGACTTCGGCCGCCTCTTCGGCCGGGAGTTTGTGGACTCCGGAGAGAAGGGGCGGGACCTTCGCTTCCTCATGAACCTTCACAACAATGAGGCGGGGCGCACG ACCGTGTTCTCGGAGATGCGCCAGGAGTGCAAGTGCCACGGGATGTCGGGCTCATGCACGGTGCGCACGTGCTGGATGCGGCTGCCCACGCTGCGCGCAGTGGGCGACGTGCTGCGGGACCGCTTCGACGGTGCCTCGCGCGTCCTCTACGGCAACCGCGGCAACAACCGTGCATCGCGGGCTGAACTGCTGCGCCTGGAGCCGGAGGACCCGGCTCACAAGCCTCCCTCGCCCCACGACCTCGTCTACTTCGAGAAATCGCCCAACTTCTGCACGTACAGCGGACGCCTGGGTACCGCGGGCACGGCGGGGCGCGCCTGCAATAGCTCGTCGCCCGCGCTGGATGGCTGTGAGCTGCTCTGCTGTGGCCGGGGCCACCGCACGCGCACGCAGCGCGTCACCGAGCGCTGCAACTGCACCTTCCACTGGTGCTGCCACGTCAGCTGCCGCAACTGCACGCACACGCGCATACTGCACGAGTGCCTGTGA